One part of the Dermacentor andersoni chromosome 2, qqDerAnde1_hic_scaffold, whole genome shotgun sequence genome encodes these proteins:
- the LOC126541209 gene encoding solute carrier family 22 member 7-like has protein sequence MHWIALFIPARPTLRDLFTSEYFDCNDAFGHGTFQKRLMLLCALGAFLANIHALAFPLISKGVQYRCKQPHTSDSAAALKVATAAREVGGQIGRCVVYEDPHDPNDTQTVPCQEWEYDEEWANRTAVSKWNMVCGRKALITIMYAIQNTGPAVFVLTAGHFADTIGRVPVLLSAVGVLFVSTVAICLSNDYVAHAVVKFFSSGSALLTLTSSAISLFEVTIHDKRPLNIAVSVTLGLLASDSWFFFLVPWNLRWERKLCVFILPALVVLPAFLMVNESPRWLVANGMYERAERVVIAAAEKNRFPLANAACLVDSLKADATRKINRRKSTCAEELLSMFSIRRRALVLCGCFFSNSFALYAITLSKGQLYTPWLPFIAFTFNSTVYAIAHLLMRKLAMLTVITVLFAALCVVQCLLCLTVFNQMDVATEALLQTNIALYYSGAVVCFVYVLELFPTALRATAVGWTIACGRLGVGCALFSSLLNNTGLEYLAPAAAGVLLFASLLTLRILPPATTIECTKMATQELSVQTHHNIELMKATLETRLSERRNTKISFESGSKSNSSRSRRYKRKEPRGSLQP, from the coding sequence ATGCACTGGATAGCCCTTTTCATTCCAGCCAGGCCAACCTTGAGGGACTTGTTTACCAGTGAATATTTTGACTGTAATGACGCCTTCGGACACGGCACGTTCCAGAAGCGGCTGATGCTGCTCTGCGCACTCGGCGCCTTCTTGGCGAACATCCACGCCTTGGCTTTCCCGCTGATCTCAAAAGGCGTGCAATACAGGTGCAAGCAGCCGCACACCAGCGATTCGGCAGCTGCCTTGAAGGTCGCGACCGCTGCTCGCGAAGTCGGCGGACAGATCGGACGGTGCGTTGTCTACGAGGACCCGCACGACCCTAACGACACGCAGACCGTGCCCTGCCAAGAGTGGGAGTACGACGAAGAGTGGGCCAACAGGACGGCTGTGAGTAAGTGGAACATGGTCTGCGGAAGAAAGGCACTCATCACCATCATGTATGCGATTCAAAACACCGGACCCGCTGTGTTCGTCTTGACAGCCGGACATTTCGCGGATACCATCGGCCGGGTTCCCGTGCTTCTGTCGGCGGTTGGGGTGCTCTTTGTCTCAACAGTTGCGATTTGCCTGTCAAACGACTACGTAGCACACGCGGTAGTCAAGTTCTTCAGCTCGGGCAGCGCGTTATTGACCTTGACCTCCTCCGCCATCTCCCTTTTCGAGGTTACGATCCACGACAAGAGGCCGCTCAACATAGCTGTAAGCGTCACGCTCGGTCTGTTGGCGTCCGATTCGTGGTTCTTTTTCTTGGTGCCTTGGAACCTGCGCTGGGAACGAAAGCTGTGTGTTTTCATTCTGCCAGCGTTGGTTGTGCTGCCAGCTTTCCTGATGGTTAACGAGTCGCCTCGCTGGCTAGTAGCTAACGGGATGTATGAGAGAGCAGAGCGCGTTGTAATCGCTGCTGCCGAAAAAAACCGCTTTCCCTTGGCGAACGCAGCGTGCCTGGTTGATTCGCTCAAGGCTGACGCTACCAGGAAGATAAATCGCCGGAAGTCCACGTGTGCCGAGGAACTGCTGAGCATGTTCTCCATCCGACGGCGAGCCCTGGTCCTGTGCGGCTGTTTCTTTTCCAACTCGTTCGCCCTGTATGCAATCACCCTCTCTAAAGGACAACTCTACACGCCTTGGCTTCCGTTCATCGCGTTCACATTCAACTCCACGGTCTATGCGATTGCGCACTTGCTGATGAGAAAGTTGGCCATGCTCACAGTCATCACCGTGCTATTTGCCGCGCTGTGTGTTGTGCAGTGCCTTCTCTGCCTGACCGTGTTCAACCAGATGGACGTCGCCACGGAGGCGCTGCTGCAGACGAACATAGCGCTGTACTATTCTGGCGCCGTCGTCTGCTTCGTTTATGTCTTGGAACTGTTTCCGACCGCGTTGCGTGCAACTGCCGTCGGTTGGACTATCGCTTGCGGTCGCCTGGGAGTCGGATGCGCCCTGTTCTCCTCGCTTCTCAATAACACCGGCCTCGAGTACCTGGCACCAGCGGCTGCGGGCGTCCTGCTTTTTGCGTCGTTGCTGACGCTGCGCATCTTGCCGCCCGCCACAACGATCGAGTGCACCAAGATGGCGACCCAGGAACTGTCCGTTCAGACACACCAC